The Ignavibacteria bacterium genome contains the following window.
TCTTTTCATCGCTCAATATTGTAAAGGGAAGATCATATTTCTCCTCAAATTTCTTATGAGACTGAACCGAATCAGCGCTGACACCTATTACAACTGCATTTTTTTTCTCGTATTTTTTAATGTTGTCGCGAAAGTCGCATGCCTGTTTCGTACAACCGGAAGTCATATCTTTTGGATAAAAATAAAGTATAACTTTCTTTCCAAGAAAATTTTTCAATGATATTTTTTCTCCGTTCTGGTTCACCAAATAAAAGTTCGGCGCTTTGCTTCCAGCTTTTAACATTCAATCTCCTAAAATTGATTTAAAAAAATTAATATTAATCCAAGTACGATATTAATTATAAAAATTGAGTATGAAATTCCATGAAAAACAGAAAATCTTCTTTTAAACGGATTCTTTTCTTCTTGAATTTTCACTAATGTTATTTTTTTCTTGGCGTTTTTCATTAGCGGACGAATCACCAACCTCGAAACAGCCGCGAGCAAAGTCATTATTGAGAATAGAATTAAATGGATTTGAAATTGTGATTTTAAAATTGGATTTCGAGC
Protein-coding sequences here:
- a CDS encoding peroxiredoxin, whose amino-acid sequence is MLKAGSKAPNFYLVNQNGEKISLKNFLGKKVILYFYPKDMTSGCTKQACDFRDNIKKYEKKNAVVIGVSADSVQSHKKFEEKYDLPFTILSDEK
- a CDS encoding DUF4149 domain-containing protein, which encodes MEFEFLNRVSFFLQILSLVIWVGGSILISVIITPYSFKAFSKKEDAGNFVGQILERFDYFIIISIFIFLLAILIELVNSARNPILKSQFQIHLILFSIMTLLAAVSRLVIRPLMKNAKKKITLVKIQEEKNPFKRRFSVFHGISYSIFIINIVLGLILIFLNQF